The genomic stretch AATCGTCGTCCTTCGCCATGTCCCAAGCGTTCCCTGTCAGGCGGTACCGCTTCGGCAGCGAAGAAGACACTGTCGAAGAATATGATGCCAGATCTGCCCGGTCGATCGAGGTCGCGTACGCCTCTCCCACGACATGAACCTCGAAGGAAGCCTGATGGGGCAGTGACCCCGTCGACGTGAGCCGCAGGAGTGCCTGGGATGATCCGTCATAGTTATTGTCCCGGCCGAACAGGAGGGGATCGTCGTAATTTCTTATCCCGCAACCGATGGCCCTGATGCTGCCGCCGAGGTCGATGCTGGAATGTGTTCCCTGCACCGACCAGAGGGCCCCCGCAGGGCAGGGTACAAGAATGGTGGAAAGGACAGAGGCCATGAAAAGGACAAGCAGATGTGCGCGTGACCTGATCATGAAGAAATAACCCCCCGGTTCTCTTCATCCGACGCGACCCGCCCGTCCTTGAGCCTGATGATCCTCCGGGCACGCTTCATGACCTCGGGATCATGGGTGGAAAAGAGAAAGGTCATCTGTTTGCGCTCATTGAGGTTCAGCATTAATTCGAGCAGAGAACCGGACATGGTCGAGTCAAGGTTGGCCGTCGGCTCGTCGGCGAGGATCAGTTCCGGTTCCGGCGCGATGGCACGCGCGATGGCGACGCGTTGCTGCTGCCCGCCGGAAAGCTCACGGGGGAAGCGGTTTTCCAGACCATCCAGCCCAACCGTGCTGAGGATATCCATGACGATCTTCCTGCGCCGCTTTGCCGGCACTCCCTGAAGCATCAGTATGTACTCGGCATTCTCATAGGCCGTGAGGACCGGTATCAGGTTGTATGCCTGGAATACGAAGCCGATACGGTTCAGCCTGAGCCGGCTCAGTTCCGATGAAGAGAGTTCCGCGGTATCCTTCCCCACGACCCGGACCTTTCCGGAGGTCGGGCGGTCGAGCCCGCCGATCAGGTTGAGCATGGTGCTTTTCCCGGAACCCGAGGGACCCATGACAACGGTGCATTCCCCCCGGGTGACCTGCAGGTCGACGTCATCAAGAGCGCGAACGGGCACGCCATTGTCCCGGTATTCCTTGACGACCTTTTCAAGTTTGATGAGCGCATCCATTGAGATTCCTCCTATCGGGACCTGAGCACGTCGGGCAGGCTGATCCGCGTGGATTTGTACGCGGGATACAGCCCGATGAGCACGGTCAGGACAAAGACCAGGCCCCCCAGCAGGGCAAGAAGATCGATGCCGACGTAATTATAGACCACAGGGTCTACAAGAAAGCCGCTGATGGTAAAGTCTTCCCCCAGCAGCGAGCGCATGTCGAGCCCGTGGATCCCGTAATACATACTGATGCTTCCCCCGATGGCCAGCCCGAAACCGGTTCCAAGGAATGCCAGCATGATCGACTCGATAACGATCTGCGTCCTTAACAGCCGTGGTGATGTCCCCAGGGCGAGCAGTGTTGCAAATTCACGGTTCCTTTCAAGCACGCTCATGAGAATGGTGTTTAGAATGGTAAAGCTGAGCAGGAATATGATGATACCCTGAAAAACATAGAGGGATACCTTGTCGGCGGCGATGAACCCGGCAAGGTCCGGCATGATGTCCTGCCAGGGAAAGGCATATAATCCGGAGCCGGCGAGGTGTTCGTTGAGCTTCTCCATAGCTTCATGCTCATAATCGGGAGAGGTCAGCATCAACCCCACCTGGGTGGCTTCGTCGCTGCCGAGGTGAAAGATCCTCCGGGCCACGTCGATCGGGACCTGAGCGAGGTAGCCGTCCGCTTCTTCCATGCCGGTGGAAAAGATGCCTTTTACCCGGAGCAGTTCATTGACGAGCTCACCGGAACTGTCGTTGCTGGTAACCACCAGCTTCATACCCGGTTCGAGGTCGAGACGATCCGCCAGGATCGAACCGATGATGACACCCCGGTCATCATCGCCCCGCAGGTATCGCCCCTGCCGGATCGCATTCACCAGGGGCGACATCTCCATTTCGACCTCCGGTTCGACACCGACAAGACCGATGCCGACGGACCCGCTTCCCGTGGCAGCCATGGCCTGACCGAGAATCAGGGCCTTGATCGCTTTGACCCCGGGGATGCCCTGTGAGAAACGGCGCACCTCGTTCACCGACGGGACGACAAGGTCGATCGAGGGAGCCTCGGCATATTTCCGGTTCTCGACCGTTACATACCCCGCGTTCATGCGGACCACGTCGTCAACGAGCTTTTTGTATATGCCTTCCTGCATGCTGATGAGAAAGATGGTGAGAGCCGTGCCCAGCGAAATGGAGCAGATGGTGATGACCGTTCTTCTCCGGTTTCTCCACAGTGAGCGCCAGGCGAGTTTTATGATCATCATATCTCTCATACTCCTCTACACGTGTGTCAGCGCACGCACCGGGTCCAGCCTTGCGGCCTTGAAGGCGGGATAGAGGGCCGCAAGGAGGGAGACAAACCACATGACGATGACAGGCTTCGCGATACCCTGAACGGTCAGGATGGCCCGCCACTGGGCATTGATAACGATGCCCGCCGTGTTGAAATCTTCGGCAAAGGCCGTGAAGTCTATCGGATTGTACTGAAAATACAGTGAAAGGAGAATTCCGATGACACCACCCATCAGGGAACTGATAAGGCCCAGGACCAGCGCCTCGGCGGCGACGTCCGTTATGATCCGCCAGGGAGAGGTCCCGATGGCCTTGAGCAGACCGAACTCCGGGATGCGTTCAAAGGTTGCCATGAGCATGGTGTTCAGTACCCCGAGACCCGCGGCAAGGAAAAAAATTGAGAGAAAGATGACCGTCGTTGCGTCAAAGGTGTTGAGCATGTCGGAAACACTGGGCATGAGCTCGCGCCATGTCTTGACCTCATTCGTGCCGGCGGCGGGCTTGATCGTTGCGGCCACCTCCTCGGGGGTCATGGCACCGCGGGTGTTCAATACTATTTCATGGTATCCCTCGGGCATGACGAACAGATCCCGGAAGTCGGAGATGTACATGAGCGCCAGGCTTCTATCGAGGGTTTCACCGACGCCCTTGAGGATACCGGTAACGTGCAGGATCTCGTTTCCCAGGGAGCCGTCCGACGCCTGGACGACGGCTATGAGTTCGGTGCCGGTGCCGGCATTGAGCGTTCGGGCCAGCTTCTTTCCCAGCACCACGTTCATGCCCGGCCCGTCAGGCAGGAACTCACCCCTGAGGAGGTCTCGCGGAATGTTTGACACAATATGTTCCTGTTCGGGATGGATCCCCCAGAACTGCACCCCCGCGGATTTTGTTCCGCTGGAAATCAGTCCGAACCCGAAGGCCCGGGGGGACGCGCCGATTCCTTCGGCGTGAGCGCGGGACAGGATCGCCCGATGATCCTCGATGGTGTCGTAGAATGATCGTTCCGTGCGGTAGTTCTTTTGATGTACCTGGACCTGGCCGACCGTGATGTCAGTCACGGAATGTTCCATATCGATGATCATGCCGTGCATGAGCGCGTACGTGACGATTAGAACGGCCGTGCTCAGGGTCATGGCGACCAGTGTTATGACGGTCCGGCGCATGTTCCGAAGGAGGTTGCGCCATGCAATGCGAAAGGTGTTCATGGCATTTCCTCGCTTCTGAGCGTCCGCAGTGAAAAGAACGATTCTTCGATATCGATATCAAAGGCGATCTCTTTGTAAACGATCTCGGTGTGCTCGTCGGGTTTGTCCGTGGGATCGATGCGGAGCGTGGCGGGCAGAAGACGCCCCCCCATTTCACGTATATCGGAAAAGACCATGGTGCGTACCAGGTCGAGCCGTTCCCCGTAGTAATCGATCTGTATCGGTATCCAGTCGTTTTTTCTTACTGTTACCATCACCTTGCCCCAGACCACGGCGGCCTGCGGTTTCGGTATCAGTTCGAGATCGATCACCGCGTCCCCATCCCGCGTTCCGTCGAACGTTATGGAGTGTGTATAATCATCGGCCATCCGGCTTTCCTTGATCAGGTCGTCGTTGGTAAAATGACTGCCCATCCATGACGCTCCCATCATGGAAGAGGGGATCTTTATCACCCGTTTGACCTTGGGAAGGTAGTTCCAGATGTTGTTGCCCGCTTTCAGGGTGGCTGTGCCTTTTTCCTTAAGAGGTGTGAGGATCCTGACCAGGGAGTGATCCTTTCCCATGGACCAGGCTTCCATGGTCATTTCCCGGGAGTAGTGTTGCGTTACCACCGTCATGGTCATGGTGGCGAAACTTGAGTTTCCCCGGAAAAGGTCATCCACGTGATTCAGGATGTCTTCCGACGTGACGGTCTTCGGTTCAGCCGATGCGATGGGTGAAAGGGATCCGGCACACAGAACGATCAACATGAAAAGCGTGAGTCTTCGTTTCATGATGCTTCCTGTATAGAGTGGTGAGGCGTGACCTCAATTCGTTGTATGCTATCATATTGTAATTCTTATCTCTAAGGAAAAACACACTGCTTCCGTCTCACGCCCTGTACCCCACGATGCATCTATCGGCCTGTTACTGTCAGAAGACAAGTTTTCTATTGACAGACCATGAAATGATTGAAAAGAAAGTCTAAACTGAGTTGTGTCAGTCTCGAGTCAATTCCCACCATGAAAGGAGATCGGCGTGAATAAGCGAAATCAGCTCAATCTGTATTCCATTCCCCTCTCTGCAGGTTTGAAAAACCAGGGGACGGCAAGAAGGGACCGGTTGGCGATCATCGACGGTCCGTCCGGTGAAACCATCACTTACGGTGCCTTATATGAGCGTGTTCCCCGCATCGCTTGGTGGCTGACCAATCATGGTATCGGCTACGGTGACAGGGTGGCCTGCCTTTCGCTGAACAGCAAGGCCTATATAGAGTTTCTTTACGCGCTGGCATGGATCGGTGCTGTCGCCGTTCCCATCAACATCAGGCTGAATCCCAGGGAAATGACCCACATTCTCCTTGATTCCGGAGCCAGGGGGATCTTTTCATGTGCCTTCTTCGTGGAAGTGGCGGAGCAGTTAACCAGTGACATACCTGCCATAGAACTGAAGATCGTCGCGGCCGACCCCCGGGAAGGATGGGCGACATTTGACGAACTTATTGACGAAGGAAACGATAGTGCGCCGATTTCTGAAGACGTGACGGGAGAAACGCTGTTCATGTTGCTGTACACCAGCGGTACCACGGGAGAGGCCAAGGGATGCATGGTTCCCCAGCGCGTCTGGACCGCATACGCCGTTAACATGGCAACCTGTTTTCAGATGGGCTGCGACGATGTCTACCTCGGATTCCTCCCGTATTTCCATGTCGCCGGATTTGGTACGGCCATCTCCCAGCTGCTCCTCGGCGGAACCCTGGTGACCATCGCCATACCCGACCCGCCGACCATGTATGATCTCATCGAAAAGCACCGGGTCACCTTCATGTTCCTCGTTCCCGGCATTTCCGCCGCGTTTCTGTATCATGACGCGCGGAAGGGAAAAGACGTGTCGTCACTGAAGGTCTTTATCGGAGGTGCCGGCGGGGAAAAACTCGAATTCATCAATGACGCAGAGGAATTCCTTGGCGCGCGGTACTACGGGATCTATGGCCAGACGGAATCCGGTGGGAAGGTTACTTGGGTTGATTCCGATATGATCCGTGAAAATTCTCTGTCCTACGGGTACGTCATGCCCTTTTTCGACTATCGCATCGTCGACGAGAAGGACACCGAGGTGGAACCGGGGACCGCGGGTGAACTCTGCCTCCGGGGAACTCCGGTGATGCAGGGATACTGGAACCTGCCGGAAGCCACCGCTGAAACGCTGAAAAACGACTGGCACCATACGGGTGATCTCTTCATGCAAATGGAGAACGGGCAGGTACGAATGGTGGACCGGAGCAAATACCTGATAAAAACCGGTGGTGAGAACGTCTATCCCCAGGAAGTGGAAATGGTCCTTCTCCGACATGATGCCATCGCCGATGCTGCCGTGATCGGCATACGGGACGATACCTGGGGAGAGACCGTAAAGGCCTTTGTCGTATTCAAAGAGGGTATGACGCTCTCACGCCTGGAGATCGATGCCTGGGTAAGGGAATCCATTGCCGGGTATAAAGTGCCTCGCTATATCGATTTCGTCGATCACCTGCCCCGTAACGCGTCGGGCAAAGTGTTAAAACACGAACTCAAGGGATGGGAAACGACACCTGAACAAAGAGTGAAATAAAAAAAGGGGTCAGGTCCTCCAATATGACATGATATGAGTTGTCCCGGCTTGCACGTAATTTGACAGACAATGTCAAATGAACGGGATTCTGTTTAGATTATCACATGGACGCATGCGCAATCCCTGGGGTGTTTCACAAAATTTGGTAATCGTTCATCTTTAATTTCTTGTGATACATGCCGATGTCAGATCCGTCTGACCTTTAATCCGGCACCCCCGGCACGGGGGGGAGTTCCTGTTTTATGTTCTCCTCGACCATATCGGTCATTTTATCCTCTAAGATGGTATCCTGCTGATTGTCAATGGACGTCACGTCTCTTTTGATAAGTTCATCCTTTACGACGTCTGTAAAGGAAGGACTGACCGCACCGGTCCCTTCGGCGGGCAACTCCGGCGGCACCAGCGATGCGGGAGGAAGGAGTATGCCGCCCACCGGCGGTGCTGCAGGTTTCTTTGCTGTTTCTTCGACGGCAGCGGCCCTGGTTTCTGCTGGGGCGCTTGGGGGAGCGATCCTAAATTCTTCAAGCATCCGCTCGATCTCTTCAGGCATTACCTTCATCGCTGCCGAGGGGCGTTCTCCTATCTTGATGATCGTCCTTTCGTAATCAAAGAGTAACACAGGTTTTTCATCAGGATAGGCAAGGCTCGCCACAGCAATTGATGTATCTTTCAGTGCTGTCGTCTCGGTAAGTTGAGGCGTCGCCCCCACGATGAAATCGGACCCTCTTACGCCAATAATAGCCGTCTCGGTCTTAACTTTAAAATCGAAGCTTCCGGGGCCGATGAACTTTGTGACAAGGAACCGCACCCTGCCCACACTCATGTCCATAAAAGAGGAGCGCGTGTTTTCCGCCCGGTCATACATGCTCTGGGTAATGACGAGATGTGTCTCCGATGAGAGGAGTATCTGGCTGCCGTCATTGAGGGCAAACTGCAACTTCCCGCCCTCGCCGGTGATGAGCAGGTCTCCTTTGAAGAGCGGCAGATCCTTCGCGGCCCGGTAGCCGATCTTTGAATCGGCATGGATCAGGAGCGCCTCGCCTTCCACCATATGCACACTGCCGACCGGTGCGCCCAGCCCCGGAACGAAGGTGTCCTGTATCACCAGCCCGGAGGGCACCAGGGTATCCGACGGACCGCTTCCTGCCGCCGCCATGGTAGCGAAGCACACCAACCATACTCCGACTGCAGCCACGATGAACATCTTTCCCGATATTTTCATAGTCCTGCTCCTTTAATATCGCGCAATGAGGGAGAGCGTGGTGACACTTCTGTGATAGGTATAGAAATCGATATTGGAATCATTGCCGGTATAGGTAAAATCACCCGCCAGCGAAAGCCATGTATAGCAGAGGTTCTTCTCTACCGAGAGCGATGCCTGCCATTTGGTATCCTCCCGCGTGATGCCGAAGACGGTATCGTCCTTTTCGAACTCCTTCCTGAAGTACTTCCCGACGGCACTCGCCTTCCAGCCTCCGGTCAACACGAGGGTGACTCCCAGCTTCAGCCGTAGCTGTCCGTAATCGTTATCCTCGTCACGGGCATTATTGCTTTCATAGGCGATGCCCCCCAGCAGGTAGCTTCCCTGCTCGCTGATCCGGTAAAAGGCATCGAGCGTCCCCTCAGCGGTCTTCCCGTCCTTTCCGTCATCCACGAAATGATTGTTGCGGTAGTAGCTCCCGGTAACCTTGGCGATGAGCCGGTCGTTCACGTTCCAGAGCGCTTCGGGCCGCACCTGGTGGCGCATGAGGTAACTGTCGGCATCCAGCCAGTAGTACTGGGGCAGGTAGGTGAGTCCCAGTGTAACGGGATACCTGCGCCAGCTGACATAGAACTGGCCCAGGCTCGTGATAAGATCGTAGTCGCTCAGATCGCTGTACTCGGTTTGGTAATGGGTGTAGCCGATACCCCCCCTCCAGGTATCGGTGCGGAGAAGGTCGTAGGTCCCGGAAACATATCCCTGGAGGAGCCAGTCGTCTTCATCGGCGTACACATCCTCATCGACCGGTTCGAGCACCACGTTGCTGTCGTACTGGATACCGATCTTTCCGTACAGGTCATATGCCCGCTCGCGTGCCTTGTACAGCTCCAGCCATGACAGGGCATACGCCTTCAGCAGATCGTCTTCCGCCATCCCGGCGACATACCTGAAGTGCTCCTGTGCCCGTACCTCATCACCGCTTTTTGCCCGGCATATGCCGGCGTAGTAGGCGCAGTGTACCTTCAACGTGGGGCTCTGTTCGCCGGCCTCATCGAACCAGGGAAGCGCCGCGCTGTACCGTTTCTGCATGTAGAGGCAGATCCCGGCATAATAGCGGGCCGACACGTTTGACGGGTCCCGCTTCGCCGCCTGGATAAAAAGGTCGGCAGCCGGACCGTGCTTTCCCAGCCGGTAGTAAAGCATGGCCCTGTCATAGGCAAGGCCGGGCACCGGGGAGTTCATTGTCGCGGCCCAGTCAAGATAACGGGAAGCCTCATCGAACTGCTCCAGTGCCATATGGGTTTTCCCCAGATAGTGATAAACGGCCCGCCGGTCGGCGCCGGTAACCAGCGCCTTGTTAAAATATTCCACCGCCTCATCATACTTTCCGCTCTCATAGGCGAACACCCCGAGATCAAAATGGGTGTTGCCCGCTTCCGACGCCGCGCCCGCGGGCAGTGCTGCCGCGATAACGGAGAGGATGACAATGACAACGTGAAACACGTTCCGTGTATGATGCATGTGCGCTCCCCTTTATGAATTCATTTACGGTGCTTCCGTCGTGGTAATAAAGCATCCTCCTTCCCCGTCTTTCGAGGAGAAGTATGCGCTGCCGCCGGTCAATCCGCCCGGCGGCGGGGGTGGGGTATCACTTACCTCGGCAACGGCAACGGCAGGGGTGAGGCCCCAGGCTTTCACCACCTTTGCCGTCTCCTTCATCATCTGCCTGACATAGAACTTCGTGATCGAGTTTTCAGCCATATGGGCATCGGCGGGGAACCGGAGCCACACGTTGGATGTACGCGCCTTCACCCAGTACCCGGTATGAGCCTCCAGCTCCGTCGTGTCGGCATAATATGCTCCCGACTCCCACCGCCAGAGCCGCGTATCGATCATGGTGTTTTCGTCCGGGAGATCACCGATGCGCGTGGGGCCCTGGATGACCGTTCCCCCGGCGTCATACTCCAGCACCTGGACGTCCTCCCATCGGTACGAGGCGCTGTTCGGGGGTCCGATCATGTTCCAGCCGTTCGCCGCTGCCTCGTTATACTGCAATGGGACGTCGATATCTACGTTCAGGCTGACCGTAATACCGTGGACCGACGGCGTATACCCGACCCGGGCAAGGAGCCAGTATGAACTGCCGGGCCTGATGACGAGGTCGGGGTCACCGTACTCGTGGTATGCCTCCAGCAACGGATCGTAGGCGGCGAAACGCAGCATCGCGGTGTCCGGCTCCGTGCAGAAAATGCTCGCTGCCTCTGGGTCATAGGGCCACACGGTGAAAGACACCATGCGATAGTCCTCAGAAACGGCTCCTGACGGGACCGATACCGTGGTGTCCACCGTGGGGGGACCGATGAAGAAGGTTCGTTCATTTGACCATGTCACCAGACCGCTGCCCGCATCCACGTACCCCACTTTCCAGGCATACTCAAGGCCCGCGCACAGACCGGTGATGGTGTGCTGCGTCAGGTCGGTGGATGAGGTGATCTCATACTCGCAGGCGGGATGGTCGATCCGCCGGATGGACCACCGGGACTCCACGTGCGCGTCACCTTCAGGATCATCATAGGGGCCGGCGGTCAGGGTGATGAGGTCTCTCGTGTCAAGGGCGGCGCCATCCTCGGGACTTGTCAGGCGCGGCGTTGCAGGGGGACGGTTGTAGCGTATGGTGATGGTACAGGTATCCTGGCCGAGGAGACCGCCGTCATCCGTCACGGTAAGGGTAAAGGTCAGGACGTTCGCACCGTCTTCATAGAGAGGAGCAGTACATACCGGGGTTGCCGACGCAATGTCGGAAAGGAGCACGGAAGGGCCTGCCGTCTGTTCCCAGTGATAAGAGACGATCGCGCCGTCGGGATCATGTGAACTGCTCCCGTCCAGGAACACTTCTGCGTTGGCGTCCACGGTCTGATCGGGGCCGGCGTCGGCTATGGGGGGCAGATTCACATAACTTACGTTGACGATACAGACATCCGAGGCCTGGAGTTCCCCGTCATCGGTGACGGTAAGCTCAAAGGTGAGTGCAGCACCGTCCACATCCACCGGAGGTGCGATGAAGGTGGGGTTCATGTCAAAGGGGTCGGAAAGCGTAACGGGAGGGCCGCCTGTCTGGGTCCACTGCCAGGAGACGATCTCGCCATCGGGATCAGAAGAATTACTGCCGTCCAGGGTGACCGGCACGCCCTGGTCCACCAGCTGGTCCGGGCCGGCATCGGCCACGGGGGGCTCGGGCGGAGGCCCGACGGTGAAAACGACGTCATCAAAGGCTCCCTGGGACACGAAACAATTTACATGAGCCGTCATGGCAACACCACCGGCCCCACTCGGGATATCGCTGTCCGTCGCTTCCACCATCCATTCAGCGGGCTCGGGATCTCCCATGTTCCATGCCTTACTGCGCAAGGTATTTCCTTCTGCAGAAAACTTCATGTAGAAGGGTGCTGACAGGTCAAGTGCCGTAAGATCGTCCTGCACCGCCAGCAGGGTAAACACGCCGCCGCCGAGCTTTCGTATGTCTATGCTGATGTTCCCATAGGTATCGTTGACACCGGTTGCGTAAAAGTACAGTCCCGATCTGCTGGTCCGCAGACTCAAGACGGGCGCGAAGCAATCTTCCGACGAAAGTTTTTCCACCCGCGCCTGGATCGTACAATCATCGGCACTCACGTTGACACCCGCGCCGATCCAGTCGGTATAGTCGTTCCCTTCCGTGTACAGCTGATACCGGTTGTTGACAAAGGTGGCGCTGCTCTCTGTGCCCTCATCGAGGAC from Deltaproteobacteria bacterium encodes the following:
- a CDS encoding ABC transporter permease — translated: MMIIKLAWRSLWRNRRRTVITICSISLGTALTIFLISMQEGIYKKLVDDVVRMNAGYVTVENRKYAEAPSIDLVVPSVNEVRRFSQGIPGVKAIKALILGQAMAATGSGSVGIGLVGVEPEVEMEMSPLVNAIRQGRYLRGDDDRGVIIGSILADRLDLEPGMKLVVTSNDSSGELVNELLRVKGIFSTGMEEADGYLAQVPIDVARRIFHLGSDEATQVGLMLTSPDYEHEAMEKLNEHLAGSGLYAFPWQDIMPDLAGFIAADKVSLYVFQGIIIFLLSFTILNTILMSVLERNREFATLLALGTSPRLLRTQIVIESIMLAFLGTGFGLAIGGSISMYYGIHGLDMRSLLGEDFTISGFLVDPVVYNYVGIDLLALLGGLVFVLTVLIGLYPAYKSTRISLPDVLRSR
- a CDS encoding outer membrane lipoprotein-sorting protein, translating into MKRRLTLFMLIVLCAGSLSPIASAEPKTVTSEDILNHVDDLFRGNSSFATMTMTVVTQHYSREMTMEAWSMGKDHSLVRILTPLKEKGTATLKAGNNIWNYLPKVKRVIKIPSSMMGASWMGSHFTNDDLIKESRMADDYTHSITFDGTRDGDAVIDLELIPKPQAAVVWGKVMVTVRKNDWIPIQIDYYGERLDLVRTMVFSDIREMGGRLLPATLRIDPTDKPDEHTEIVYKEIAFDIDIEESFFSLRTLRSEEMP
- a CDS encoding AMP-binding protein, translated to MNKRNQLNLYSIPLSAGLKNQGTARRDRLAIIDGPSGETITYGALYERVPRIAWWLTNHGIGYGDRVACLSLNSKAYIEFLYALAWIGAVAVPINIRLNPREMTHILLDSGARGIFSCAFFVEVAEQLTSDIPAIELKIVAADPREGWATFDELIDEGNDSAPISEDVTGETLFMLLYTSGTTGEAKGCMVPQRVWTAYAVNMATCFQMGCDDVYLGFLPYFHVAGFGTAISQLLLGGTLVTIAIPDPPTMYDLIEKHRVTFMFLVPGISAAFLYHDARKGKDVSSLKVFIGGAGGEKLEFINDAEEFLGARYYGIYGQTESGGKVTWVDSDMIRENSLSYGYVMPFFDYRIVDEKDTEVEPGTAGELCLRGTPVMQGYWNLPEATAETLKNDWHHTGDLFMQMENGQVRMVDRSKYLIKTGGENVYPQEVEMVLLRHDAIADAAVIGIRDDTWGETVKAFVVFKEGMTLSRLEIDAWVRESIAGYKVPRYIDFVDHLPRNASGKVLKHELKGWETTPEQRVK
- a CDS encoding FecR domain-containing protein — protein: MKISGKMFIVAAVGVWLVCFATMAAAGSGPSDTLVPSGLVIQDTFVPGLGAPVGSVHMVEGEALLIHADSKIGYRAAKDLPLFKGDLLITGEGGKLQFALNDGSQILLSSETHLVITQSMYDRAENTRSSFMDMSVGRVRFLVTKFIGPGSFDFKVKTETAIIGVRGSDFIVGATPQLTETTALKDTSIAVASLAYPDEKPVLLFDYERTIIKIGERPSAAMKVMPEEIERMLEEFRIAPPSAPAETRAAAVEETAKKPAAPPVGGILLPPASLVPPELPAEGTGAVSPSFTDVVKDELIKRDVTSIDNQQDTILEDKMTDMVEENIKQELPPVPGVPD
- a CDS encoding ABC transporter permease, with translation MNTFRIAWRNLLRNMRRTVITLVAMTLSTAVLIVTYALMHGMIIDMEHSVTDITVGQVQVHQKNYRTERSFYDTIEDHRAILSRAHAEGIGASPRAFGFGLISSGTKSAGVQFWGIHPEQEHIVSNIPRDLLRGEFLPDGPGMNVVLGKKLARTLNAGTGTELIAVVQASDGSLGNEILHVTGILKGVGETLDRSLALMYISDFRDLFVMPEGYHEIVLNTRGAMTPEEVAATIKPAAGTNEVKTWRELMPSVSDMLNTFDATTVIFLSIFFLAAGLGVLNTMLMATFERIPEFGLLKAIGTSPWRIITDVAAEALVLGLISSLMGGVIGILLSLYFQYNPIDFTAFAEDFNTAGIVINAQWRAILTVQGIAKPVIVMWFVSLLAALYPAFKAARLDPVRALTHV
- a CDS encoding tetratricopeptide repeat protein, encoding MHHTRNVFHVVIVILSVIAAALPAGAASEAGNTHFDLGVFAYESGKYDEAVEYFNKALVTGADRRAVYHYLGKTHMALEQFDEASRYLDWAATMNSPVPGLAYDRAMLYYRLGKHGPAADLFIQAAKRDPSNVSARYYAGICLYMQKRYSAALPWFDEAGEQSPTLKVHCAYYAGICRAKSGDEVRAQEHFRYVAGMAEDDLLKAYALSWLELYKARERAYDLYGKIGIQYDSNVVLEPVDEDVYADEDDWLLQGYVSGTYDLLRTDTWRGGIGYTHYQTEYSDLSDYDLITSLGQFYVSWRRYPVTLGLTYLPQYYWLDADSYLMRHQVRPEALWNVNDRLIAKVTGSYYRNNHFVDDGKDGKTAEGTLDAFYRISEQGSYLLGGIAYESNNARDEDNDYGQLRLKLGVTLVLTGGWKASAVGKYFRKEFEKDDTVFGITREDTKWQASLSVEKNLCYTWLSLAGDFTYTGNDSNIDFYTYHRSVTTLSLIARY
- a CDS encoding ABC transporter ATP-binding protein; protein product: MDALIKLEKVVKEYRDNGVPVRALDDVDLQVTRGECTVVMGPSGSGKSTMLNLIGGLDRPTSGKVRVVGKDTAELSSSELSRLRLNRIGFVFQAYNLIPVLTAYENAEYILMLQGVPAKRRRKIVMDILSTVGLDGLENRFPRELSGGQQQRVAIARAIAPEPELILADEPTANLDSTMSGSLLELMLNLNERKQMTFLFSTHDPEVMKRARRIIRLKDGRVASDEENRGVISS